The Knoellia sp. S7-12 region GTCGCCGACCGGTTGGACCGACACCCCACGCATGACGACGACATTGGTCACGCGGTCGTCGTCGACGAGGAGGGCCTCGATGGTGTGCGAGAGGTCGTCGGGGACCGTCATGCGCAGGTGGACAAGCATGTCGAGCAGCGTATGCCGCGTGGTCGCCTCGTCACGTCAGCCGGCCCGCAGGTTAGCCTCGGTGCATGGCTGACCGCGGGCGACCCGAGACCTCCAACAAGCCTGCAGATGAGGCGAGTCGCCGCTCGTTCATCCACATCCTCAACGCCAAGCTCCCGCGCAAGCGCAACATCGCACAGGGGCTGCTCCGCAACGAGGAGGGCGAGATCCTCCTCTGCGAGCTGGCCTACAAGGCCGAGTGGGACCTGCCCGGCGGGGTCGTGGATCCCCAGGAGTCGCCGGCCGCGTGTGTCGTGCGCGAGATCAGTGAGGAGCTCGGCGTCTCACTAGGCCTCCAACGTCTCCTTGCCGTCAACTGGCTGCCCCCGTGGCGCGGTTGGGACGACGCGGTCCTCTTTCTTTACGACATGGGCGTGGTCCCGAGTTCGTTCACCGACGACCTCACGCTGCTGCCCCGTGAGATCAAGGCCGTGCACTGGGTGTCGCCCGACGCGATCGGCGAGCACGTCGCGCCCTACACCTCACGCATGCTGGAGCAGCTCCTGGACGGCGACAACACGGCATACACGGTCTATTTCGAGAACAGCGAAGTCCCCGAGAGCATGCAGTGACGTTCCCCAAGATCCTCGGCGTGCTCGCCGCCATGGTGTTCGGGGCCGTGGTCCTCATCTGGATCTTCGTGAGCCTCGCCGCGCTCGTCTATGCGCTCACCCAGAGCGACGGGCAGGCTGCCCGAATCTATGCGCTGTTCGTCGTGGTCGGCGTCGTTGTGGCCGCCCTCGCGTGGTGGATCGGCAACCGAGTGGCGAAGGCACGCGCCGCACGCCAGTAGACTCCTGTCCCCGTGGCACTCTCCATCGGAATCGTCGGGCTCCCCAACGTCGGCAAGTCGACGATGTTCAACGCCCTGACCAAGAACAACGTCCTTGCTGCGAACTACCCGTTCGCCACGATCGAGCCCAACGTCGGCGTCGTCCCACTGCCGGACGAGCGACTGGCCCGACTTGCCGAGATCCATGGATCCGAGAAGATCCTGCCGGCGACGGTGTCGTTCGTCGACATCGCCGGGATCGTCCGCGGCGCCTCGGAGGGGGAGGGGCTCGGCAACAAGTTCCTTGCCAACATCCGTGAGGCTGACGCGATCTGCCAGGTGGTGCGCGCGTTCGAGGACGGGGACGTCGTCCACGTGGACGGCAAGGTCTCGCCCGAGTCCGACATCGAGACGATTCACACCGAGCTGATCCTCGCCGACCTCCAGACCCTCGAGAAGGCCGTCGTGCGCCTCGAGAAGGAGGCCCGGATCAAGAAGGAATCCAAGCCTCTGTTGGACAACGCGCTCGCGGCTCAGAAGGTGCTCGAGGAGGGCAACACCCTGTATGCCGCTGGGTCGGCCGCCGGTGTCGATCTCGAGGCAGCACGCGGGCTGGGACTCATGACCACCAAGCCGTTCATCTATGTGTTCAACCTCGACGAGGACCAGCTCGCCGACGCCGACCTGCACGCGAAGCTGCGCACGCTCGTGGCGCCGGCCGACGCAGTGTTCCTCAATGCCAAGCTCGAGATGGACCTCATGGACATGTCGCCGGAGGATGCACAGGAGATGCTCGAAGGCTTCGGCGCGACCGAGTCCGGGCTGAACCAGTTGGCGCGCACCGGTTTTCACACGCTCGGGTTGCAGACCTACCTCACGGCTGGGCCCAAGGAGTCGCGGGCGTGGACGATCGGTCGGGGCTGGACCGCCCCGCAGGCCGCCGGTGTCATCCACACCGACTTCCAGCGCGGGTTCATCAAGGCCGAGATCGTGTCGTTCGAGGACCTCGATGCTGCCGGGTCGATGGCCGCGGCAAAGGCGGCCGGACAGGTGCGCATGGAGGGCAAGGAATACGTTATGTCCGATGGCGACGTCGTGGAGTTCCGCTTCAACGTTTGAGGCAACTGGATCCGACCTCAAGGAGTAGGAGCAATGCCTCAAACTGTTGATCCCGCGTGGGCCAAGAAGGTACTCGATTGGTGGATTACCCAAACTGATGAGGCGCTCAAGGGATGGTCAAAGTGTGCGCGAGTTCGCTTTCTGCTCGTCGGGACCAAAGACGGACTTGCTGCTCCAGCGAGAACTTCAGACCCGCCGGGTGATCCGTGTCGTTCTGGCATGAACGAAGTCGGCGCGCTCGTGCGCCCCATGGCCAGACACAAGTTCGTCGAACTGCAGAATGGTCTCGACTTGGCGCGGCGCGCTTGGTCACCTCGCGACTCGGGAAGAGACGGCACGCTTCATCACCGGGACTTCAGCGCCGACCATGGCCGCAGACTCTCTGCACCCGTTGGTCTGGGGTGCGGCGTCGAAGCTGTGGCTTGGTGCCCACTTCGGCGCAGCGGTCCAGCGAGCGGCCACCTTCTTAACGCGCACGCACACGACCTAACTGGTCGTCGGGACGTATCGGACAGTGGCCTGATGGCACAGGTCTTCTCACTCAGCCCGCCAGAGCCGGGCAAGCCACGACTTCGGTGGCCGGGGGACGACAGCGACCTCAACGTCAAGGCCATGCGGACTGGACTGCTGCAGTTCAGTCAGGGCTGCTTCATGGCGATCCGCAACCCAATGACGCACAGTACCGACGAGAATGTCGAGCAGAAGGCACTGGAGCAGCTCGCCGTCCTGAGCATGTTGGCGCGATGGATCGAAGAGTGGGAGCTTGTAGAAGCCTGAAGGGCCGCATGCCACCACGACCGGGCGGCTACCCTCTGGGGGACGGTAGCGACGGGGAGAGCAGATGAACGGCACGCAGGTACCCCTTTGGGCCCTTCTGCTGACAGGACTGGCTGCCGTGGTCGGGCCGATGGTCAGCACCTGGTCAGGCAATAGGAACGCGGTGGCGTTGCTGCGCGAGCAGCACAGCCTTGAGCAACGGGCCGCCGAGCAAGCCCGTCAGGAGGAGCGTCGGGTCGCTGAGTTAGCAGTGAAGCGCGCGGTGTACAGCGAAGCCCTGACCGTGTACTCGCAGTTGCGTTCGATCGACACGACGCTCAGCGGGGTCAACTTTGATGGGTCGCATGTCGTTATCGACTCACTGACCAAGCGGTTGCATGAAGTAAGCACCAAGGTAGCCATCTGCGCCGGGGAGCTCATCACGCTCTCCTGCGAAGGCCTTCTGTACAACGGGGAGGCCTTGATGGCCCGAACCCTTATCTCGGCACATGGCGAGGCGAACGATGAACTTGATGCCAAGCTGCGAGTCCGGATTAACGAGTACAGGCGTGACTTCGACAAACTGCGCGAGCTGATGCTTCGGGACCTTGCTGAAGAACATGCCCGCCGCGACGGTCAGCCCTTCTCGATGCCACACGACCACGCCGCCGCCCCGCCCCCGGAGAAGGAAGAACGGGGACGGGGCGGCAGCTGAGGATCTCTAGCGACTCCGCTCACTAACTCGGGCCGTGGCGCTAGGGCCTCGCCGCCGCCGAGCGAGTGGGGAAAGGACTAATAACACCACTGCCCGGCGCGACATCATCAGGCGGTCAGGTCGACCTGCACGATGCCGGACAGAGGCAGCTCGCGCCTCCCTCGAACCGACCCTCCGCGCGGCAGCGCACCAGGTTCCGACCGAAGTCGTCGCCGCTGGTGCCCCACCCGAGGGAAACGGTGCCGTCGTGGAACAGTCGCTGTGACTGAGCGTCGCGATATGGACACCGCTACTTGTTCGCCGTCCCCAACCACTCCTAGCGCTTTAACCCACTCCCGAAGGCAGATCGTCCGCACGCGTGTCTGTCGGCGACTGGACCACACTAGAGGACTGTGGCGCATCCGGCACGGGGGCATCGCTTGAACGTCGACAAAATCTCGCGATCGCGGCAGGTCTAGCGTTGGTTGCCTTCGGCCTTGCCGCTCATGACTATGGCGTCGTAGATGAATTTCCAGCGTTCGGGGGTTCGCGGGGCTTCTCCGCGGAACTTGATGCCCGCGAGCATGGCGATGTCTGCTTCTGGCAGGTCTGTTTGCGTTGCAAAGACGCGTAGGGATTCCGGTACTGCTTGTTGCTCGTTGGCTTGGACGCTGCGGCCGAGTAGATCGCCGAGGGTGACGCCGAGTGCCGTCGCGAGCTTGTGGAGGATCGCGACGCCGGGTCGGCTTCCTGTGCCGTTCTCGACGGTGGATAGGTAGGACTTGCTGACGCCGGCGCGGGTCGCGAGTTCGGTTAACGACATGCTGGTTTGGTTGCGCAGCTCGCGTATACGGGCGCCGATGACTGGTGCGTCATTCAAGGGCGACTGGTAGCTCCGAGCGGGACTCATCGGCCTGGCCGTCCAGCTGCGGTCGCTGCTAGGCCTAGTGCTAGTACGCGCATGACGCTCTCGCCTTCGTGGTTGTTGTACGGGTACGGGCGGGCAGCGACCCGGTAGCCGCCTGATAGGCAGAGGGATCGCATGTCGGTGATCTCGTCGACGTACTCGCCTTGGGTTGCTTGGAAAATCGGATGCTCTCGGGGTACGGACTTGTTGCGCGGGATGAAGACTT contains the following coding sequences:
- a CDS encoding NUDIX hydrolase, with the translated sequence MADRGRPETSNKPADEASRRSFIHILNAKLPRKRNIAQGLLRNEEGEILLCELAYKAEWDLPGGVVDPQESPAACVVREISEELGVSLGLQRLLAVNWLPPWRGWDDAVLFLYDMGVVPSSFTDDLTLLPREIKAVHWVSPDAIGEHVAPYTSRMLEQLLDGDNTAYTVYFENSEVPESMQ
- the ychF gene encoding redox-regulated ATPase YchF; translated protein: MALSIGIVGLPNVGKSTMFNALTKNNVLAANYPFATIEPNVGVVPLPDERLARLAEIHGSEKILPATVSFVDIAGIVRGASEGEGLGNKFLANIREADAICQVVRAFEDGDVVHVDGKVSPESDIETIHTELILADLQTLEKAVVRLEKEARIKKESKPLLDNALAAQKVLEEGNTLYAAGSAAGVDLEAARGLGLMTTKPFIYVFNLDEDQLADADLHAKLRTLVAPADAVFLNAKLEMDLMDMSPEDAQEMLEGFGATESGLNQLARTGFHTLGLQTYLTAGPKESRAWTIGRGWTAPQAAGVIHTDFQRGFIKAEIVSFEDLDAAGSMAAAKAAGQVRMEGKEYVMSDGDVVEFRFNV
- a CDS encoding TIGR02391 family protein yields the protein MARHKFVELQNGLDLARRAWSPRDSGRDGTLHHRDFSADHGRRLSAPVGLGCGVEAVAWCPLRRSGPASGHLLNAHAHDLTGRRDVSDSGLMAQVFSLSPPEPGKPRLRWPGDDSDLNVKAMRTGLLQFSQGCFMAIRNPMTHSTDENVEQKALEQLAVLSMLARWIEEWELVEA
- a CDS encoding helix-turn-helix transcriptional regulator — translated: MNDAPVIGARIRELRNQTSMSLTELATRAGVSKSYLSTVENGTGSRPGVAILHKLATALGVTLGDLLGRSVQANEQQAVPESLRVFATQTDLPEADIAMLAGIKFRGEAPRTPERWKFIYDAIVMSGKAEGNQR